One Gossypium raimondii isolate GPD5lz chromosome 3, ASM2569854v1, whole genome shotgun sequence genomic window carries:
- the LOC105794255 gene encoding PI-PLC X domain-containing protein At5g67130 isoform X2, which yields MEHPRILFSGSLISFAVITATFACSNGQCKLGDECSSDADCQTGLSCFSCSEAFDGLRCIRSTTTNQFEFMNSLPFNRYAYLTTHNSFANEVEPLHTGIRLTFLNQEDNVTQQLNNGVRALMLDTYDFKGDIWLCHSFGGRCHDFTAFWLAIDTLKEVEAFLSANPSEIVTLFLEDYVETPNGLSKVFKDAGLMKYWFPVSSMPQNGQDWPLVKDMVARNQRFVVFTSAKSKQESEGIAYQWNYVVENHYGDVGEHPGECSNRGESAPLDDKSKSLVLINHFHSIALKVMACEDNSASLISMLDTCYGRAGNRWANFVAVDYYKRSDGGGVFQAVDKLNGQLLCCCDDVHSCVPGSSTATCSATKDQ from the exons atggaaCACCCAAGAATCCTGTTTTCAGGTTCTCTTATCAGTTTTGCTGTTATAACTGCTACTTTTGCTTGCTCTAATGGACAATGCAAg CTTGGAGATGAATGTTCATCTGATGCAGACTGCCAAACCGGGCTGTCTTGTTTTTCTTGTTCTGAAGCATTTGATGGCTTAAGATGTATCCGATCAACAACTACCAACCAATTCGAGTTTATG AATTCTTTACCATTCAACAGATATGCATATTTGACAACACATAATTCCTTTGCCAACGAAGTGGAGCCGCTTCACACTGGAATTCGACTTACCTTTTTAAATCAAGAAGACAATGTAACACAACAGTTAAAT AATGGAGTTCGAGCACTGATGCTGGATACATATGATTTCAAGGGAGATATATGGTTGTGCCATTCTTTTGGGGGAAGATGCCATGACTTCACTGCATTT TGGCTTGCTATTGACACTTTAAAGGAAGTAGAGGCATTTTTATCTGCAAATCCATCAGAAATTGTGACACTATTCCTAGAAGACTATGTTGAGACCCCAAATGGGTTATCCAAAGTTTTCAAAGATGCAGGTTTAATGAAGTACTGGTTTCCAGTCTCAAGTATGCCACAAAATGGTCAAGATTGGCCATTAGTAAAGGATATGGTTGCCAGGAACCAAAGATTTGTTGTCTTCACTTCAGCCAAGTCCAAGCAAGAAAGTGAAGGAATAGCATATCAATGGAACTACGTGGTTGAAAATCACT ATGGGGATGTTGGGGAGCATCCAGGAGAATGTAGCAACCGCGGAGAGTCAGCGCCACTCGATGACAAAAGTAAATCTCTGGTTTTGATAAACCATTTCCATTCCATTGCACTCAAAGTAATGGCTTGTGAAGACAATTCAGCAAGTCTTATTAGTATGCTTGATACATGCTATGGAAGAGCAGGCAACCGTTGGGCTAACTTTGTCGCTGTTGACTATTATAAG AGAAGTGATGGAGGAGGAGTGTTCCAAGCTGTTGACAAATTGAATGGCCAATTGCTATGCTGCTGTGACGATGTCCATTCATGCGTG CCTGGATCATCAACCGCAACATGTTCTGCAACTAAGGACCAATGA
- the LOC105794255 gene encoding PI-PLC X domain-containing protein At5g67130 isoform X1 — translation MQGYYYFVLRVDLKEKENTLREVRDCSGISLESLGDECSSDADCQTGLSCFSCSEAFDGLRCIRSTTTNQFEFMNSLPFNRYAYLTTHNSFANEVEPLHTGIRLTFLNQEDNVTQQLNNGVRALMLDTYDFKGDIWLCHSFGGRCHDFTAFWLAIDTLKEVEAFLSANPSEIVTLFLEDYVETPNGLSKVFKDAGLMKYWFPVSSMPQNGQDWPLVKDMVARNQRFVVFTSAKSKQESEGIAYQWNYVVENHYGDVGEHPGECSNRGESAPLDDKSKSLVLINHFHSIALKVMACEDNSASLISMLDTCYGRAGNRWANFVAVDYYKRSDGGGVFQAVDKLNGQLLCCCDDVHSCVPGSSTATCSATKDQ, via the exons ATGCAAggttactactattttgttttgAGAGTGGACctgaaagagaaagaaaacacGTTAAGAGAAGTCAGAGATTGCTCCGGTATTAGTCTGGAGTCA CTTGGAGATGAATGTTCATCTGATGCAGACTGCCAAACCGGGCTGTCTTGTTTTTCTTGTTCTGAAGCATTTGATGGCTTAAGATGTATCCGATCAACAACTACCAACCAATTCGAGTTTATG AATTCTTTACCATTCAACAGATATGCATATTTGACAACACATAATTCCTTTGCCAACGAAGTGGAGCCGCTTCACACTGGAATTCGACTTACCTTTTTAAATCAAGAAGACAATGTAACACAACAGTTAAAT AATGGAGTTCGAGCACTGATGCTGGATACATATGATTTCAAGGGAGATATATGGTTGTGCCATTCTTTTGGGGGAAGATGCCATGACTTCACTGCATTT TGGCTTGCTATTGACACTTTAAAGGAAGTAGAGGCATTTTTATCTGCAAATCCATCAGAAATTGTGACACTATTCCTAGAAGACTATGTTGAGACCCCAAATGGGTTATCCAAAGTTTTCAAAGATGCAGGTTTAATGAAGTACTGGTTTCCAGTCTCAAGTATGCCACAAAATGGTCAAGATTGGCCATTAGTAAAGGATATGGTTGCCAGGAACCAAAGATTTGTTGTCTTCACTTCAGCCAAGTCCAAGCAAGAAAGTGAAGGAATAGCATATCAATGGAACTACGTGGTTGAAAATCACT ATGGGGATGTTGGGGAGCATCCAGGAGAATGTAGCAACCGCGGAGAGTCAGCGCCACTCGATGACAAAAGTAAATCTCTGGTTTTGATAAACCATTTCCATTCCATTGCACTCAAAGTAATGGCTTGTGAAGACAATTCAGCAAGTCTTATTAGTATGCTTGATACATGCTATGGAAGAGCAGGCAACCGTTGGGCTAACTTTGTCGCTGTTGACTATTATAAG AGAAGTGATGGAGGAGGAGTGTTCCAAGCTGTTGACAAATTGAATGGCCAATTGCTATGCTGCTGTGACGATGTCCATTCATGCGTG CCTGGATCATCAACCGCAACATGTTCTGCAACTAAGGACCAATGA
- the LOC105794255 gene encoding PI-PLC X domain-containing protein At5g67130 isoform X3, whose protein sequence is MNSLPFNRYAYLTTHNSFANEVEPLHTGIRLTFLNQEDNVTQQLNNGVRALMLDTYDFKGDIWLCHSFGGRCHDFTAFWLAIDTLKEVEAFLSANPSEIVTLFLEDYVETPNGLSKVFKDAGLMKYWFPVSSMPQNGQDWPLVKDMVARNQRFVVFTSAKSKQESEGIAYQWNYVVENHYGDVGEHPGECSNRGESAPLDDKSKSLVLINHFHSIALKVMACEDNSASLISMLDTCYGRAGNRWANFVAVDYYKRSDGGGVFQAVDKLNGQLLCCCDDVHSCVPGSSTATCSATKDQ, encoded by the exons ATG AATTCTTTACCATTCAACAGATATGCATATTTGACAACACATAATTCCTTTGCCAACGAAGTGGAGCCGCTTCACACTGGAATTCGACTTACCTTTTTAAATCAAGAAGACAATGTAACACAACAGTTAAAT AATGGAGTTCGAGCACTGATGCTGGATACATATGATTTCAAGGGAGATATATGGTTGTGCCATTCTTTTGGGGGAAGATGCCATGACTTCACTGCATTT TGGCTTGCTATTGACACTTTAAAGGAAGTAGAGGCATTTTTATCTGCAAATCCATCAGAAATTGTGACACTATTCCTAGAAGACTATGTTGAGACCCCAAATGGGTTATCCAAAGTTTTCAAAGATGCAGGTTTAATGAAGTACTGGTTTCCAGTCTCAAGTATGCCACAAAATGGTCAAGATTGGCCATTAGTAAAGGATATGGTTGCCAGGAACCAAAGATTTGTTGTCTTCACTTCAGCCAAGTCCAAGCAAGAAAGTGAAGGAATAGCATATCAATGGAACTACGTGGTTGAAAATCACT ATGGGGATGTTGGGGAGCATCCAGGAGAATGTAGCAACCGCGGAGAGTCAGCGCCACTCGATGACAAAAGTAAATCTCTGGTTTTGATAAACCATTTCCATTCCATTGCACTCAAAGTAATGGCTTGTGAAGACAATTCAGCAAGTCTTATTAGTATGCTTGATACATGCTATGGAAGAGCAGGCAACCGTTGGGCTAACTTTGTCGCTGTTGACTATTATAAG AGAAGTGATGGAGGAGGAGTGTTCCAAGCTGTTGACAAATTGAATGGCCAATTGCTATGCTGCTGTGACGATGTCCATTCATGCGTG CCTGGATCATCAACCGCAACATGTTCTGCAACTAAGGACCAATGA